A region of Pseudomonas putida DNA encodes the following proteins:
- a CDS encoding PolC-type DNA polymerase III encodes MSLFAWLRPSMPDLDEASRQRLAQLPKPAPLGVCTLREQRWVVLDLETSGLNPNRDQVLSIGAVAIEDGAIDFAQQFERTLYRPTQKTNASVLIHGLGPSALAAGCDPVEALIDLLDFIGDSPVLAFHAPFDQRMLARALKESLGYRLQLPFLDVAELAPMLNPDTVLREAGLDDWVARFGLQVEERHHASADAQVTAELALILFSQARRQQLDSPLQLEQRLRGWRRRKLHNHGL; translated from the coding sequence ATGAGCCTGTTCGCCTGGCTACGCCCCAGCATGCCCGACCTGGACGAGGCCTCGCGCCAGCGCCTGGCGCAATTGCCCAAGCCCGCGCCGCTTGGGGTGTGCACGTTGCGCGAGCAACGCTGGGTGGTGCTGGACCTGGAAACCAGCGGCCTTAACCCTAACCGTGACCAGGTATTGTCGATTGGCGCCGTGGCCATCGAAGACGGCGCCATCGACTTTGCCCAGCAGTTCGAACGCACCCTGTACCGCCCGACCCAGAAGACCAACGCCAGCGTGCTGATTCACGGGTTGGGGCCCAGTGCCCTGGCGGCCGGCTGCGACCCGGTCGAGGCGTTGATCGACCTGCTCGACTTCATTGGCGACAGCCCGGTGCTGGCGTTCCACGCCCCTTTCGATCAGCGCATGCTCGCGCGCGCCCTGAAAGAAAGCCTGGGCTATCGCCTGCAGTTGCCGTTTCTCGATGTTGCCGAACTGGCACCGATGCTCAACCCCGACACAGTGCTGCGCGAGGCGGGGCTGGATGACTGGGTGGCGCGTTTTGGCCTGCAAGTGGAAGAGCGCCACCATGCCAGTGCCGATGCCCAGGTCACCGCTGAGTTGGCCTTGATCCTGTTCAGCCAGGCCCGCCGCCAGCAGCTGGACAGCCCATTGCAGCTGGAGCAACGGTTGCGGGGTTGGCGGCGGCGCAAGCTGCACAATCACGGCCTGTGA
- a CDS encoding RNA polymerase sigma factor — MSSAQSPHAELVGALYRDHRGWLLAWLQRSMACRQRAEDLSQDTFVRLLGRDRLDTPRESRAFLAAVAKGLMFDHFRRTALEQAYLAELAQLPAAEQPSPETQHLILEDLKAIDRLLSKLSSKARAAFLYNRLDGMGHAEIAERLGVSVSRVRQYIAQGMRQCYVALYGEPT; from the coding sequence TTGTCTTCTGCACAGAGCCCACACGCCGAGCTGGTCGGTGCACTGTACCGCGACCATCGCGGCTGGCTGCTCGCCTGGCTGCAACGCAGCATGGCCTGCCGTCAGCGTGCCGAAGACCTGAGCCAGGATACCTTCGTGCGCCTGCTCGGCCGCGATCGGCTGGACACCCCCCGCGAGTCCCGCGCCTTTCTGGCAGCCGTGGCCAAAGGGCTGATGTTCGACCATTTCCGCCGCACCGCGCTGGAACAAGCCTACCTGGCCGAACTCGCCCAACTGCCGGCAGCCGAACAACCCTCCCCGGAAACCCAGCACCTGATTCTCGAAGACCTAAAGGCCATCGACCGCTTGCTGAGCAAGTTGTCGAGCAAAGCCCGTGCAGCCTTTCTGTACAACCGCCTGGACGGCATGGGCCACGCCGAAATCGCCGAGCGGCTGGGTGTTTCGGTCTCTCGGGTACGCCAGTACATCGCCCAGGGCATGCGCCAGTGCTATGTGGCCTTGTACGGGGAGCCGACGTGA
- a CDS encoding FecR domain-containing protein, translating to MNSSPVSSRVLEAAIAWKLSIDEGSSTADERSEFMRWHAASEEHARAWRQLGSLDQRVSAAAGPARQALLQSRAGMRRRIGKLGGGLAGMFLLGSLLAWVGAPSLSPGYWLADQRTATGELRTLRLEDGTLLSLNTHTAVDIDYEGEQRIIVLHQGEISVETGHQDPRPLLVRTDDGRLRPLGTRFLVRREAHGTRLEVLQASVAAMPLNSGDEQVLHEGQQVLMDANGLGQVGQVAAGIDAWTRGMLVVDNVRLADLLAALGHYRSGHLGVADDVADLRVTGSFPLTNTDLALESLVPALPVKIERHTPWWVTIKAR from the coding sequence GTGAACAGCTCACCGGTATCGTCCCGCGTGCTGGAAGCAGCCATCGCCTGGAAACTGAGCATCGATGAAGGCAGCAGCACAGCCGACGAGCGCAGCGAATTCATGCGCTGGCACGCCGCCAGCGAAGAACATGCCCGCGCCTGGCGTCAATTGGGCAGCCTCGACCAGCGCGTGAGCGCTGCTGCCGGGCCCGCGCGCCAGGCGCTGCTGCAGTCGCGGGCCGGGATGCGGCGGCGGATCGGCAAGCTGGGCGGTGGCCTGGCCGGAATGTTCCTGCTGGGTTCCTTGTTGGCCTGGGTCGGCGCCCCTTCGCTGTCACCGGGATACTGGCTGGCCGATCAGCGCACCGCCACCGGCGAGTTGCGCACCCTGCGCCTGGAAGACGGCACCCTGCTGAGCCTGAACACCCATACCGCGGTGGATATCGACTACGAAGGCGAGCAACGGATAATCGTGCTGCACCAAGGCGAAATCTCGGTCGAAACCGGTCACCAAGACCCCCGCCCTTTGCTGGTACGCACCGACGACGGCCGTCTGCGCCCGCTTGGCACGCGCTTCCTGGTACGCCGTGAGGCACACGGCACACGCCTGGAAGTACTGCAGGCCTCTGTCGCCGCCATGCCGCTGAACAGTGGCGACGAACAGGTACTGCACGAAGGCCAGCAAGTGCTGATGGATGCCAACGGCCTCGGCCAGGTTGGCCAGGTCGCGGCTGGCATCGATGCCTGGACCCGCGGCATGCTGGTGGTGGACAACGTACGCCTGGCAGATTTGCTGGCCGCCCTCGGCCACTACCGCAGCGGCCATCTCGGGGTGGCCGACGACGTGGCCGACCTGCGTGTTACCGGCAGCTTCCCGCTGACCAACACCGACCTGGCCTTGGAATCGCTGGTGCCGGCACTGCCGGTGAAGATCGAGCGGCATACCCCATGGTGGGTGACCATCAAAGCTAGATAG